In the genome of Raphanus sativus cultivar WK10039 chromosome 4, ASM80110v3, whole genome shotgun sequence, one region contains:
- the LOC108831621 gene encoding F-box protein At4g00755-like yields MASTSSTSPKHTNRLATEHSPYLLQHAHNPIMEFTTIEELDLKIFSLLGPSDLMRACLVSRSWCQFVSGNPFMRDIVREMVDVANTGVTFSNEHPDYALLIRALKYAPRINCLSEAVQASSHHHVDVYDNISNTVHDYMLAGPWMSRGRSDPSEGTEWLMYKLTELSLVGSIMIYLEPTYPSLPVSPVYGTRSVRFIFGDMNEEGVFTTTFATPFFPMTQNRCQKFSLRKPLICIRKFLVVEFHEPVISSDGLYHMGVSYIHVKGRDLGSSFRLSPTRDLALQAITYLDPKVKSELDILDARLRVGDDVQTPKLVEFLKDGTMCERCGLFLESHVKILYLLSLSRMFVSNDV; encoded by the exons ATGGCGTCGACCTCGTCAACATCTCCGAAACATACCAATCGCCTAGCCACTGAGCACAGTCCTTATCTACTTCAGCACGCGCACAATCCG ATAATGGAGTTTACAACTATAGAAGAACTGGACTTGAAGATCTTTTCGCTTTTGGGTCCGTCTGATCTCATGCGTGCTTGTCTTGTTTCACGTTCCTGGTGCCAGTTTG TGAGTGGCAATCCGTTCATGAGAGACATAGTTCGAGAGATGGTAGATGTAGCTAACACTGGAGTCACTTTCAGCAACGAGCACCCTGATTATGCATTGCTAATCAGAGCACTGAAGTATGCTCCTAGGATTAACTGCCTCTCTGAAGCAGTACAGGCATCGTCTCATCATCATGTTGATGTATATGACAACATCTCTAACACCGTCCATGACTATATGCTGGCGGGTCCTTGGATGAGCAGAGGACGAAGTGATCCATCGGAGGGAACAGAATGGCTCATGTATAAGCTGACTGAGTTGTCTCTCGTTGGTAGCATCATGATATACCTAGAACCAACTT ATCCTAGCCTACCGGTCTCTCCAGTCTATGGAACACGTTCTGTTCGCTTCATCTTTGGCGATATGAACGAAGAAGGTGTTTTCACTACGACTTTTGCCACACCTTTCTTTCCGATGACTCAGAAT agGTGCCAGAAATTTAGTCTCAGGAAACCTCTTATCTGCATCCGCAAGTTTCTGGTGGTTGAGTTTCATGAACCGGTTATATCATCTGATGGTCTATACCATATGGG GGTCTCGTATATCCATGTCAAGGGAAGAGATCTTGGAAGCTCATTTAGACTTTCTCCGACAAGGGACTTGGCGCTGCAAGCTATCACTTACTTGGACCCAAAGGTCAAGAGTGAGCTTGATATACTTGATGCTCGTCTTCGTGTGGGTGATGATGTTCAAACTCCAAAGCTAGTGGAATTCTTGAAGGACGGAACAATGTGTGAGCGGTGTGGATTGTTTCTGGAGAGTCATGTCAAGATTTTGTATTTACTATCTTTGTCTCGTATGTTTGTTTCAAATGATGTATAG